From a region of the Takifugu flavidus isolate HTHZ2018 chromosome 20, ASM371156v2, whole genome shotgun sequence genome:
- the LOC130517595 gene encoding Golgi phosphoprotein 3-like — MASLAQRTTTLVQRRTEATRSAAADRDRETATEEDEARRGEEEDDDGGDSKETRLTLMEEVLLLGLKDREGYTSFWNDCISSGLRGCMLVELALRGRLQLEPCGARRKSLLSRKVICKSDAPTGDVLLDEALKHIKETQPPETVQSWIELLSGETWNPLKLHYQLRNVRERLAKNLVEKGVLTTEKQNFLLFDMTTHPLTNSIIKQRLIKKVQDSVLEKWVNDPHRMDKRVLALILLAHSSDVLENAFAPLQDDQYDLGMKRVHSLLELEPEKESTKPNSNELMWAVVAAFTK; from the exons ATGGCCTCTCTCGCGCAAAGAACCACGACCCTCGTCCAGAGGAGGACCGAGGCCACTCGCAGCGCCGCTGCcgacagggacagggagaccGCCACGGAGGAGGACGAGGCTCGCCgcggcgaggaggaggacgacgacggTGGGGATTCTAAGGAGACCAGGCTTACATTGATGGAGGAGGTGTTGCTGTTGGGCCTCAAGGATCgagag GGTTACACGTCTTTCTGGAACGACTGTATTTCTTCCGGTCTCCGTGGGTGTATGCTTGTGGAACTGGCCCTGAGAGGGAGGCTACAGTTAGAGCCCTGTGGTGCTCGGAGAAAAAGCCTGCTTTCACGGAAG GTAATCTGCAAATCAGATGCTCCGACAGGGGATGTGCTGCTAGATGAGGCCTTAAAGCACATAAAAGAGACCCAACCTCCAGAGACTGTCCAGAGCTGGATAGAGCTGCTAAGTG gagaaacctGGAATCCCCTGAAGCTGCACTACCAGCTGAGGAACGTGAGGGAGCGTCTTGCAAAAAATCTGGTCGAGAAAGGTGTCCTGACCACAGAGAAACAGAACTTCCTGCTTTTTGACATGACCACACATCCGCTGACCAACAGCATCATTAAGCAG CGCCTGATCAAGAAGGTCCAGGACTCTGTCTTAGAGAAGTGGGTCAACGATCCTCACCGCATGGACAAGCGAGTCCTCGCCTTGATTCTCCTCGCCCACTCGTCCGACGTTCTGGAGAACGCTTTCGCCCCGCTCCAAGATGACCAGTACGACCTGGGGATGAAGAGGGTCCACagcctgctggagctggagccagaGAAGGAGAGCACAAAGCCCAACTCCAATGAACTGATGTGGGCCGTGGTGGCTGCGTTCACTAAATGA